In the genome of Gallus gallus isolate bGalGal1 chromosome 21, bGalGal1.mat.broiler.GRCg7b, whole genome shotgun sequence, one region contains:
- the CDA gene encoding cytidine deaminase isoform X1, translated as MRKQTQRELNPHPDPNTSRLGMMPGARVGRYPDGALRSGKYLTTSASSCGAGSAGMEGSECLQLLLRRCREAKDCAYCPYSRFPVGAALLTVGGEIFSGCNVENACYSLGVCAERIAIQKAISEGHTRFRAMAIASDMSDFITPCGACRQVMREFGTDWDLYLTKPDGTYIVKTLQELLPLSFGPEDLHKA; from the exons atgagaaagcaaacTCAGAGAGAGCTCAACCCCCACCCCGATCCCAATACCTCGAGGCTGGGGATGATGCCCGGTGCACGCGTGGGGCGTTATCCCGACGGGGCGTTGCGATCGGGGAAATATTTAACCACGTCGGCGTCATCGTGTGgggcaggcagtgcaggcatgGAGGGCAGCGAGTGCCTACAGCTGCTGCTTCGCCGCTGCCGTGAGGCCAAGGACTGCGCCTACTGCCCCTACAGCCGCTTCCCCGTGGGCGCCGCGCTGCTCACCGTCGGCGGGGAGATCTTCTCCG GATGCAACGTGGAGAATGCCTGCTACAGCCTGGGGGTGTGCGCTGAGCGCATCGCCATCCAGAAAGCCATCTCTGAGGGGCACACACGCTTCAGGGCCATGGCCATTGCCAG CGACATGTCGGACTTCATCACGCCCTGCGGAGCCTGCAGACAGGTGATGAGAGAG TTTGGCACAGACTGGGACCTCTACCTGACCAAACCCGATGGCACCTACATTGTGAAGACACTACAGGAGCTCCTGCCACTCTCCTTTGGCCCTGAGGACCTCCACAAGGCATGA
- the AGMAT gene encoding agmatinase, mitochondrial isoform X1 has protein sequence MSCLLRTARLSAQLLFASAAAPCRRASRFNVPPSAEFVARPVGVCSMLRLPVQTSAEGLDAAFVGVPLDTGTSNRPGARFGPQQIRAESVMVRRYNASTGAAPFDSLLVADVGDVNVNLYNLPDSCRRIRESYQKIVASGCVPLTLGGDHSITYPILQAVAEKHGPVGLVHVDAHTDTSDMALGEKIYHGTPFRRCVDEGLLDCSRVVQIGIRGSSYAPNPYKYCWDQGFRVVPAEECWMKSLVPLMGEVRQQMGDGPVYISFDIDGLDPAYAPGTGTPEIAGLTPMQALEIIRGCKGLNIVGCDLVEVAPIYDVSGNTALLGANLLFEMLCVLPGVKTMCSDRLLCSKE, from the exons ATGAGTTGTCTGCTCAGGACAGCCAGGCTCTCTGCTCAGTTGCTTTTTGCATCCGCTGCCGCTCCGTGCCGCCGTGCCTCGCGGTTCAACGTGCCTCCCAGTGCTGAGTTCGTGGCCCGGCCCGTGGGGGTCTGCTCCATGCTGAGGCTTCCTGTTCAGACTTCAGCAGAGGGGCTGGATGCGGCTTTTGTTGGCGTTCCCCTTGACACGGGCACATCCAACCGGCCTGGAGCCAG GTTCGGTCCGCAGCAGATCCGTGCTGAGTCAGTGATGGTGAGGAGGTACAACGCCAGCACCGGGGCAGCGCCCTTTGACTCCCTGCTGGTGGCTGATGTTGGAGATGTAAATGTCAACCTCTACAACCTGCCCGACAGCTGCCGCCGCATCCGTGAGTCCTACCAGAAGATCGTGGCCTCTGGCTGCGTGCCTCTCACTCTGG GTGGAGACCACAGCATAACATACCCCATCCTGCAGGCAGTGGCAGAAAA GCATGGCCCTGTGGGGCTGGTGCATGTGGACGCTCACACTGACACCAGCGACATGGCTCTGGGGGAGAAGATCTACCATGGGACCCCATTCCGGCGCTGCGTGGATGAAGGGCTGCTGGACTGCAGCCGTGTGGTTCAGATTGGAATCCGTGGCTCCTCCTATGCCCCCAATCCATACAAGTACTGCTGGGACCAG GGATTCCGGGTGGTTCCAGCTGAGGAGTGCTGGATGAAGTCCCTGGTTCCACTGATGGGAGAGGTGAGGCAGCAGATGGGGGATGGCCCAGTGTACATCAGCTTTGATATCGATGGGCTGGACCCCGCCTACGCCCCGGGAACGGGGACACCAGAGATTGCTGGGCTCACACCCATGCAG gcTTTGGAGATTATTCGTGGCTGCAAAGGACTCAATATAGTGGGATGTGACCTTGTGGAGGTGGCACCCATATATGATGTCTCTG GTAACACTGCCCTGTTAGGGGCCAATCTGCTCTTTGAAATGTTGTGTGTCCTTCCTGGAGTGAAAACAAT GTGCAGTGATCGTTTGCTTTGCAGTAAGGAATAA
- the AGMAT gene encoding agmatinase, mitochondrial precursor, translating into MSCLLRTARLSAQLLFASAAAPCRRASRFNVPPSAEFVARPVGVCSMLRLPVQTSAEGLDAAFVGVPLDTGTSNRPGARFGPQQIRAESVMVRRYNASTGAAPFDSLLVADVGDVNVNLYNLPDSCRRIRESYQKIVASGCVPLTLGGDHSITYPILQAVAEKHGPVGLVHVDAHTDTSDMALGEKIYHGTPFRRCVDEGLLDCSRVVQIGIRGSSYAPNPYKYCWDQGFRVVPAEECWMKSLVPLMGEVRQQMGDGPVYISFDIDGLDPAYAPGTGTPEIAGLTPMQALEIIRGCKGLNIVGCDLVEVAPIYDVSGNTALLGANLLFEMLCVLPGVKTM; encoded by the exons ATGAGTTGTCTGCTCAGGACAGCCAGGCTCTCTGCTCAGTTGCTTTTTGCATCCGCTGCCGCTCCGTGCCGCCGTGCCTCGCGGTTCAACGTGCCTCCCAGTGCTGAGTTCGTGGCCCGGCCCGTGGGGGTCTGCTCCATGCTGAGGCTTCCTGTTCAGACTTCAGCAGAGGGGCTGGATGCGGCTTTTGTTGGCGTTCCCCTTGACACGGGCACATCCAACCGGCCTGGAGCCAG GTTCGGTCCGCAGCAGATCCGTGCTGAGTCAGTGATGGTGAGGAGGTACAACGCCAGCACCGGGGCAGCGCCCTTTGACTCCCTGCTGGTGGCTGATGTTGGAGATGTAAATGTCAACCTCTACAACCTGCCCGACAGCTGCCGCCGCATCCGTGAGTCCTACCAGAAGATCGTGGCCTCTGGCTGCGTGCCTCTCACTCTGG GTGGAGACCACAGCATAACATACCCCATCCTGCAGGCAGTGGCAGAAAA GCATGGCCCTGTGGGGCTGGTGCATGTGGACGCTCACACTGACACCAGCGACATGGCTCTGGGGGAGAAGATCTACCATGGGACCCCATTCCGGCGCTGCGTGGATGAAGGGCTGCTGGACTGCAGCCGTGTGGTTCAGATTGGAATCCGTGGCTCCTCCTATGCCCCCAATCCATACAAGTACTGCTGGGACCAG GGATTCCGGGTGGTTCCAGCTGAGGAGTGCTGGATGAAGTCCCTGGTTCCACTGATGGGAGAGGTGAGGCAGCAGATGGGGGATGGCCCAGTGTACATCAGCTTTGATATCGATGGGCTGGACCCCGCCTACGCCCCGGGAACGGGGACACCAGAGATTGCTGGGCTCACACCCATGCAG gcTTTGGAGATTATTCGTGGCTGCAAAGGACTCAATATAGTGGGATGTGACCTTGTGGAGGTGGCACCCATATATGATGTCTCTG GTAACACTGCCCTGTTAGGGGCCAATCTGCTCTTTGAAATGTTGTGTGTCCTTCCTGGAGTGAAAACAATGTga
- the PINK1 gene encoding serine/threonine-protein kinase PINK1, mitochondrial, with the protein MLLRVLFARAFRLLPGAAPRRPVPIPVPPPVPSAASPPSLLSRLPFVRFLSLRRPAGLAAMAVRRARAGPCMALALGLALLEPPLEEQRRARAVCGRIQTVFVGKNKAQKDPLSSLRWQGFKLEDYLIGQPLGKGCNAAVYEAAIPSSPHHQESTESSALPVSEQEPADKCQQQAAFPLAIKMMWNISADSSSEAILRNMHRELIPATRTALAGEYGAVFHHREHVLGRKRLRPHPNIIQVIRAFTSSVPLLPGALTDYPDVLPVSLNPRGIGRSHTLFLVMKNYPCTLCQYLRDNSPDSRLSTMMILQLLEGVDHLVRHRIAHRDLKSDNILVEFDSAGCPRLVITDFGCCLADDSIGLRLPFTSIDMDRGGNSSLMPPEVTTASAGPGMVIDYSKADAWAVGAIAYEILGLPNPFYSCGDSFLESRSYREEELPSLPNGVPCEVKQVIRMLLQRDPNKRLSARVAANVLHLSLWGESILASEALKPDQMTAWLLCQSAATLLMDGLVDKSRVETKMKMCFLANLDFEDLWTAVFLLLAWRNQSG; encoded by the exons ATGTTGCTGCGGGTGCTGTTTGCCCGCGCCTTCCGCCTTCTGCCcggcgccgcgccgcgccgccccgtTCCTATCcccgttccccctcctgtccCCTCAGCCGCCTCGCcgccctccctcctctcccGGCTGCCTTTCGTCCGCTTCTTGTCCCTCCGGCGCCCGGCCGGGCTGGCGGCCATGGCGGTGCGGCGggcccgggccgggccgtgcaTGGCGCTGGCGCTGGGGTTGGCGCTGCTGGAGCCGCCGCTGGAGGAGCAGCGCCGGGCGAGGGCCGTGTGCGGCCGCAtccag ACAGTGTTTGTTGGGAAGAACAAGGCGCAGAAGGATCCGCTGAGCTCTTTGCGCTGGCAGGGCTTCAAGCTGGAGGACTATCTCATCGGGCAGCCCCTTGGCAAGGGCTGCAATGCAGCCGTCTATGAAGCAGCGATTCCTTCATCTCCCCATCACCAGGAGAGCACggagagctcagctctgcctgtgtCTGAACAGGAGCCGGCAGACAAATGCCAGCAGCAAGCTGCTTTCCCCCTGGCTATCAAAATGATGTGGAACATCTCG GCTGACTCTTCAAGTGAAGCCATCCTGCGCAATATGCACCGAGAGCTCATTCCAGCCACAAGGACTGCCTTAGCTGGGGAGTATGGAGCTGTCTTCCACCACAG AGAGCATGTCCTTGGGAGAAAGAGGTTGCGACCTCATCCAAATATAATCCAGGTGATCCGAGCTTTCACATCCTCTGTGCCGTTGCTGCCTGGAGCCCTCACAGACTATCCTGATGTTCTTCCAGTGAGCCTGAATCCCAGAGGGATCGGTCGCAGCCACACGCTCTTCTTAGTGATGAAAAA CTATCCGTGCACCCTGTGCCAGTATTTGAGGGACAACAGCCCGGATAGCCGCCTCTCCACCATGATGATTTTGCAGTTGTTGGAAGGTGTGGACCATCTCGTTCGACACAGGATAGCACACAGAGACCTGAAGTCTGACAACATCTTGGTTGAGTTCGATTCTG CTGGCTGCCCCCGGCTGGTGATCACAGACTTCGGTTGCTGTTTGGCAGATGACAGCATTGGCCTGAGGCTGCCCTTCACCAGCATTGACATGGATCGTGGTGGCAATAGCTCTCTTATGCCACCTGAG GTGACCACAGCGTCAGCAGGTCCAGGCATGGTGATTGACTACAGCAAAGCTGATGCCTGGGCTGTTGGAGCGATTGCCTATGAAATCCTGGGCCTGCCCAATCCTTTCTACAGCTGTGGGGACTCGttcctggaaagcagaagtTACCGTGAGGAGGAGCTGCCAAGCCTGCCTAATGGTGTGCCCTGTGAGGTGAAGCAAGTGATAAGGATGCTGCTTCAGAGGGATCCCAACAAG AGATTATCTGCTAGAGTTGCTGCTAACGTGCTCCACTTGAGCCTCTGGGGTGAAAGCATTCTGGCATCCGAGGCCCTGAAGCCCGACCAGATGACTGCCTGGCTTCTCTGCCAGTCTGCAGCCACTTTGCTCATGGATGGACTGGTGGACAAAAGCAGGGTAGAAACCAAAATGAAGATGTGCTTTTTGGCCAACCTCGACTTCGAAGACCTCTGGACAGCAGTTTTCTTGTTGCTGGCCTGGAGAAACCAGTCTGGGTGA
- the CDA gene encoding cytidine deaminase isoform X2, which produces MEGSECLQLLLRRCREAKDCAYCPYSRFPVGAALLTVGGEIFSGCNVENACYSLGVCAERIAIQKAISEGHTRFRAMAIASDMSDFITPCGACRQVMREFGTDWDLYLTKPDGTYIVKTLQELLPLSFGPEDLHKA; this is translated from the exons atgGAGGGCAGCGAGTGCCTACAGCTGCTGCTTCGCCGCTGCCGTGAGGCCAAGGACTGCGCCTACTGCCCCTACAGCCGCTTCCCCGTGGGCGCCGCGCTGCTCACCGTCGGCGGGGAGATCTTCTCCG GATGCAACGTGGAGAATGCCTGCTACAGCCTGGGGGTGTGCGCTGAGCGCATCGCCATCCAGAAAGCCATCTCTGAGGGGCACACACGCTTCAGGGCCATGGCCATTGCCAG CGACATGTCGGACTTCATCACGCCCTGCGGAGCCTGCAGACAGGTGATGAGAGAG TTTGGCACAGACTGGGACCTCTACCTGACCAAACCCGATGGCACCTACATTGTGAAGACACTACAGGAGCTCCTGCCACTCTCCTTTGGCCCTGAGGACCTCCACAAGGCATGA
- the CAMK2N1 gene encoding calcium/calmodulin-dependent protein kinase II inhibitor 1, with translation MAEGPPYGGGQLAGGAAGGELPFPVPLRHGPDALLAAGQGKRPPKLGQIGRSKRVVIEDDRIDDVLQNLSEKAPPGV, from the exons ATGGCGGAGGGGCCGCCGTACGGCGGGGGGCAGCTGGCGGGGGGCGCGGCGGGGGGCGAGCTGCCCTTCCCCGTGCCCCTCCGCCACGGCCCCGATGCGCTGCTGGCGGCCGGACAGGGCAAGCGGCCCCCCAAGCTGGGGCAGATCGGGCGCAGCAAGAGAG TGGTTATCGAAGACGATAGGATCGACGACGTGCTGCAGAACCTCTCCGAAAAGGCCCCCCCCGGCGTGTAA
- the MUL1 gene encoding mitochondrial ubiquitin ligase activator of NFKB 1 translates to MEGGGRPSALQAALLAAGTGLTALLYSVYRQQARLARGLQGARRLRLDGELRAVLLEAPGRCVPYAVIEGVVRSVRDTLSSQFVENCKGVVQRLTLQEHKMVWNRTTHLWNDYEKIIHQRTNTTAFDLAPLEDGTGVAVRVMKPLEAAELSLETVHEKFHPSVQSFPDVIGHYISGERPKGIQETEQMLKVGAALTGVGELVLDNNTIKLQPPKQGLRYYLTSSDFDALLRKQESSAKLWKMLTILFGFATCAALFFLLRKQYRHHRERQHLKQMQEEFRQAQERLMREVNAEGGETLKNACVICLSSAKSCVFLECGHVCSCTECYRALPEPKRCPICRQAITRVVPLYNS, encoded by the exons ATGGAAGGCGGCGGGCGGCCCTCGGCCCTGCAGGCCGCGCTGCTGGCGGCCGGCACGGGGTTGACCGCGCTGCTCTACTCGGTGTACCGGCAGCAGGCCCGCCTCGCCCGCGGCCTGCAG GGCGCCCGGAGGCTGCGGCTGGACGGGGAACTGCGGGCCGTGCTGCTGGAGGCGCCGGGCCGCTGCGTGCCCTATGCTGTCATCGAAG GTGTGGTGCGTTCTGTCAGGGACACCCTGAGCAGCCAATTTGTGGAGAACTGCAAGGGCGTCGTGCAGAGGCTGACACTGCAGGAGCACAAGATGGTGTGGAACCGAACAACCCACCTCTG GAATGACTACGAGAAGATCATCCACCAGCGAACCAACACCACTGCCTTCGACCTGGCCCCGCTGGAGGACGGCACCGGCGTGGCAGTGAGGGTGATGAAACCACTGGAGGCCGCCGAGCTCAGCCTGGAGACGGTGCACGAGAAGTTCCACCCCTCTGTGCAGTCCTTCCCCGACGTCATCGGGCACTACATCAGCGGGGAGCGCCCCAAAGGCATTCAGGAGACGGAGCAGATGCTGAAGGTGGGAGCGGCGCTGACTGGTGTTGGGGAGCTGGTGCTGGACAACAACACCATCAAGCTGCAGCCACCCAAGCAGGGCCTGCGCTACTACCTGACCAGCTCCGATTTCGACGCTTTGCTGAGGAAACAGGAATCGAGCGCCAAGCTTTGGAAGATGCTGACCATCCTTTTTGGTTTCGCCACATGTGctgctctcttcttcctcctgagGAAGCAGTACCGGCACCACCGGGAGAGGCAGCACCTCAAGCAGATGCAGGAGGAGTTCAGGCAAGCGCAGGAGCGGCTGATGCGCGAAGTGAACGCCGAGGGTGGAGAGACACTGAAAAACGCCTGTGTCATCTGCCTGAGCAGTGCCAAATCCTGCGTGTTCCTGGAGTGTGGGCACGTCTGCTCCTGCACTGAGTGCTACCGAGCCCTCCCAGAGCCCAAAAGGTGCCCCATCTGCAGACAGGCCATCACCAGGGTGGTTCCCCTGTACAACAGCTAA
- the FAM43B gene encoding protein FAM43B, whose translation MLPWRRSKFVLVENERKCKGKSLGPGLGYASLLAGFLRSCPDLLPECPLERLGAVFGGRRQKVELNKEDPTYTVRYLGNAVTLHAKGEGCTEEAVGKIWAKSDAGAGGAKMKLTLGPHGIRMAPGEKGARRSGHAYLLHRITYCTADRRHPKVFAWVYRHQVKNKAVVLRCHAVLVPKAATARAMALLLFQTSASAFDEFKRLKRQNDGRRLQQQLLGEAIVPLVPLRRLLNAKCPYRPPAERARCAPRLSSILEEDEEETGGTWGDGGPTVVSLASEMRGCSLRGPRAPIC comes from the coding sequence ATGCTGCCCTGGCGCCGCAGCAAGTTCGTGCTGGTGGAAAACGAGCGTAAGTGCAAAGGGAAAAGCTTGGGGCCAGGGTTGGGCTATGCCTCTCTGCTGGCCGGCTTCCTGCGCTCCTGCCCCGATTTGTTGCCCGAATGCCCCTTGGAGAGGTTGGGTGCAGTGTTTGGAGGCCGGCGGCAGAAAGTGGAGCTGAACAAGGAGGATCCCACCTACACCGTGCGCTACCTGGGTAACGCCGTCACGCTGCACGCCAAAGGAGAGGGATGCACCGAGGAGGCGGTGGGGAAAATATGGGCCAAAAGCGACGCGGGCGCCGGCGGGGCCAAGATGAAGCTGACCTTAGGGCCGCACGGCATCCGCATGGCACCGGGGGAGAAGGGTGCCCGGAGGTCGGGCCACGCGTACCTGCTGCACCGCATCACCTACTGCACAGCCGACCGCCGGCACCCGAAGGTCTTTGCGTGGGTGTACCGACACCAGGTGAAGAACAAAGCGGTGGTGCTGCGCTGTCACGCCGTCCTCGTCCCCAAAGCCGCCACCGCGCGTGCCATGGCCCTACTCCTCTTCCAGACCTCCGCTTCGGCCTTTGACGAATTCAAGAGGCTCAAAAGGCAGAACGACGGCCGtcgcctccagcagcagctcctgggcgAAGCCATCGTCCCCTTGGTGCCCCTGCGCAGGCTGCTCAATGCCAAGTGTCCCTACCGCCCGCCGGCCGAGCGCGCCCGCTGCGCCCCGCGGCTCAGCTCCATCctggaggaggacgaggaggagaCGGGGGGCACGTGGGGGGACGGGGGTCCCACCGTGGTCTCTTTGGCCAGTGAGATGCGGGGGTGCAGCTTGCGTGGCCCACGGGCCCCCATATGCTGA